The Rhodoferax ferrireducens T118 DNA segment AACGAAGCAAGAGCGCGCGACGAAGCGACCAAACCACTGGCCGCCTACCGCGCCGAGGAGATGACACACATGCACCGCAACTTCTACGGGTTCGACCCCAGCTACCACGTGGCGCGACACCATTTTGTTTACAAGTCGCCGGCCTCATGGACACCCCGGCACCTGGCCGTGCATCGCGAACTGGGCTGGAAGCGGCCATGAGCGGGCGCGCACCCCTGGCGGTGTTGGTGGTGGATGACGAACAGCGCTCGCTGGAGACGCTCAAACGCACGCTGGATGACCATTTCACCGTGTTCACGGCCTCGTCGGCTGAACAAGGCAACGCCGTGATGGCGCAGGAGTTGGTGCAGATTGTGCTGTCGGACCAGCGCATGCCCGGCACCTCGGGTGTGGCATTTTTGCGCGGCGTGCGCGCCCAGTGGCCCAACACCGTGCGGCTCATCTTGTCGGGTTACACCGAAGCCGAAGACATCATCACCGGCATCAACGAGGCCGGCATCTGGCAATATCTGCTCAAACCCTGGCACCCGGACCAATTGCTGCTGACGCTGCAAAGTGCCGGCGAGCTGTGGCGCTTGCAGCAGGAAAACCAGCGCCTGACGCTGGAGCTGCGCGCCAGCCCCGAAAACCTGGCCCTGCGCGTCTTCAGCCTGCGCCAAAAAGCCAAAGCGCTAGCGGGCTTCGACAAGTTGATCCGCGCCGACAGCAGCCCGCTCAATGAAGTCTGTGCGCTGGCCGAGCGGGTGGCTGGCCACGACCTGTCGGTGCTGATCACCGGTGAATCGGGCACTGGCAAAGAGCTGCTGGCACGCGCCATCCACTACGCCAGCGCCCGCGCCGAACAGCCTTTTGTGGTGGAAAACTGCGGCGCCATGCCCGACACCTTGCTGGAGAGTGAGCTCTTTGGCCACAAGCGCGGCGCCTTTACCGGCGCCACCGACACCCACATCGGCCTGTTTCAGCAGGCCGATGGCGGCACGCTGTTTCTGGATGAAATCGGCGAAACGTCGCCCGCCTTCCAGGTCAAGCTGCTGCGGGCGCTGCAAGAGGGAGAAATCCGCCCGGTCGGCAGCCCACGCTCGGTCGGCGTCGATGTGCGCCTGATCGCCGCCACCAACCGCGATCTGGAAGCCGATGTGGCGAGTGGGCGCTTTCGTGAAGACCTGTACTACCGCGTGGCCGGCATCACGCTGTACCTGCCGGCGCTGCGCGAACGTGCGCAGGACATCGAGCCGATCGTGACCGATATGCTCAAAAAGTCACCCCTGGTCGGGCGAAGAATGTCGCGTGAAGCCCTGAACCTGCTGACCCGCCACGCCTGGCCCGGCAACGTGCGTGAACTGCAAAACGAGATTCGCCGGGCGCTGGCGCTGGGCGACGGCCCCGTGCTGGGCGCTGAACTGCTGTCACCGCGCGTGCGCCAGACCGCCGCCCTGCCCGATCCGGTGTCTGACGCCGTTGAAGAAGAATCAGGGCAGCTCAAACACCATCTGGATCGTATGGAGGCCCAACTGATCCGGGATGCCATGCTGCGTCACAAGGGCAATAAAACCCACGCCGCTGACGAACTCGGTTTGACGCGGGTTGGGCTGCGGATGAAGATGATGCGGCTCGGGCTCGGGTGAGTGGCGCTTGGGGCACAGGCAACTGGCTACAGCCCCTTCTCCACCATAGCCAGCAGTCGCTGCCCAATCTGCTGCATCTGCGGGCCGACGACGCTGCCCAGCGGGCCGTCGATGACCAGCATGGCCAGGCCGTGCACGGCCGACCAGGCGAGAAATTCAGCTCCCGGGCGGCGCTCGGGCGGCATCACGCCGGCCTGCACCAGTTGGTCCAATGCGGCGCCCAGCAGTTCGAACGGGTTCAGGCCGCCGGGGCCGGCCTTGGCCGGGTCCGGCGTGCCTGGCTGCAAATCACCTGCGGCCGCGAAAGCGGTGCGGAACAAGCCGGTC contains these protein-coding regions:
- a CDS encoding sigma-54-dependent transcriptional regulator, with translation MSGRAPLAVLVVDDEQRSLETLKRTLDDHFTVFTASSAEQGNAVMAQELVQIVLSDQRMPGTSGVAFLRGVRAQWPNTVRLILSGYTEAEDIITGINEAGIWQYLLKPWHPDQLLLTLQSAGELWRLQQENQRLTLELRASPENLALRVFSLRQKAKALAGFDKLIRADSSPLNEVCALAERVAGHDLSVLITGESGTGKELLARAIHYASARAEQPFVVENCGAMPDTLLESELFGHKRGAFTGATDTHIGLFQQADGGTLFLDEIGETSPAFQVKLLRALQEGEIRPVGSPRSVGVDVRLIAATNRDLEADVASGRFREDLYYRVAGITLYLPALRERAQDIEPIVTDMLKKSPLVGRRMSREALNLLTRHAWPGNVRELQNEIRRALALGDGPVLGAELLSPRVRQTAALPDPVSDAVEEESGQLKHHLDRMEAQLIRDAMLRHKGNKTHAADELGLTRVGLRMKMMRLGLG